Within the Plasmodium relictum strain SGS1 genome assembly, chromosome: 12 genome, the region ACggtttttttcatcatttctgttttcctttttttccatttttttatatgttatattgtttttttcatttttttcaatgattgtacaatttataatttgttcattatcttttaatttagcATTTTCCCCTTTTTCACATTTAACGCCCTCTTGCTCTTTAATattctcattttttataaaatgtgaataattatcatttttatgttCCGTGTATTTTTGTTCGTGCGTTAAAATGTTACAATTAAtagtattattaaaaatgttaaccttataatttttattattattatttaaactaCTTTcagttaaattttttctttttttatcagtaattttaatatttgtaaTGTCTTTAAAGTTACTATTAatagaattaaaatatacatatttatcattttccTTATTAATCCAAGTatcaattttaattttacaatttaattcattattcatatttcTTAATTCCTGTAACTTACTATAATGTACATTATGATAAGAGCTGATTTTATCATCAATGTATTTTTCTACATTTTCTTTCgattcatatttattatttgcaATAGTATTATCACtgtcatatttatttttgtttatattaaaattataattatccTTTTCAGAAATATAATCCGACTTCTGAATTTCATTTAAAGTAGAAAATTTTCTCAAACACAATTTCTCATTTTTACTACTATTCCCTGAAATGTAAACTTCATTTTCTTCCATTTTATGCTCactatttttacataaattgTTCATATAtgcattattttcattttttatttctaaaatGGAACCTCTAGTATTAGTATaactatttaaattatcaaatTTATTGTTTAATTTTGAATTAATGCAACTCCCCTCACTATTATCAGtttgaattttattaacaaaaatgTAGTCTTGTtcagtatattttttatttccctgtatattatttgaacaattaaaattttccgatttttttttattatagaaTTTATTATGTACgttttgaatatatatttttctgttGTTTTTACTAGAATGATTAAAAGCATCTTCATCATTTAATAAACTATCATTATTAAAGTATTTAGGAACAATATCAGATATGCGACTTTTTTGATTatgttcattattttttgggtcatttatgttatttacatcatatattttttccatattatttatgttatttatatGGTTGGTTGTATTAATTTGAGTTTTACTTACACTACTAACATGCATTACATTATGTATATCCTTCCGAAAATTATTTACACTCATATTTTTAGAGGCATTTTCCACATTATGaatattacatatattaaCTAAATTGTTATAAGATATGTTTACATTATTGTGGATATGTTCACTTGCATCGTAATTTTTTCTACTTTTAGCATTATATTCTTTGTATTGAttgtattcattttttattttatcattttttactGGTGTGTtagaattaaatttattaatatccATTTTATTGAAATGACAAAAATttccttaaaaaaaagaaaaaaaaaatcatttatttCGTGGATTATatcaatttatttataaatttgcTAAATAATTTACACATCATAATTAGAACATTCAAAGTATTATATTTGTCTTTGTTAATGAGagattaatattttatatattaaaaataatttttttttatatttcttcaaattttttaaatatttttttatttcatcaaaATGTCTTGCATTTTACAAtcattttttgtaatattataatatatatcttGCTCATCTCATAATTGTATTAATTCTCTAGTTTATTTCTTgaactaaaaatattttatttctttgaatttaaaaaaactttGTTCAAATTTAGTTATTTTTCATACTAGTTTTCAATAAAGTCttctataaaataaattttcatcgctgtatttttttagtatttatctcttttttttattatttttattaagaatACACTCATCACCACAGTATTATTACCtttgtatttatttattttacaaaaaataaattaaaagttaGAACTTAAGTTAAAATTAGTGTAATATTCTTTCCTTGGGATAATGAATTTTCTAATATTAACACTTAGCTTTTTAAgaatatgttatttttttcacatattaatattaaaacataaaaaaaattgtaattaaaaaattaaatttaaataaataataatttgcatttttaataaataaaatattttttgtactttattttatttttcatttaatttttttttttttttatatctatttttttcaaatttttccAGTTAAAAGACATAAtgcatataatatttatattcaataatattttttttataaatatttttaataatttttttccatattaatattcaaaattttctttctttaagATTTTTGAAAATGTGAgcatgtaataaaaaaaacaaaatgaaatattcTATATATTCAAAGTTAATTTTGTTTGGGAACAATTATCatttgataattttaatatatgctGTGTTTTTAAtgtctttcttttaatatttttatttgaaaaaaattttacatattccgaatatttttatcacatttttttattctaaaaTTGCTATCGTCCTTAAAATACAATTATTAAGGAATCATTAGCTCtttcttattaaaattttgttcataaaataaaaatagatatatcCTAATATTGCTTTATTTCTCTAcatttaaatatagaaaaatgtaaataaagaagtataaattttttttttcttttaaattttcaatgataaattgtaaaaaaaggGGGAAGCAGTTTCACTCCAAAATGTTTGTATTTAAttgaaatttaaattaatatatgaactcttttagaattaaaaaataaaatattcattatattgcttttttttaattaaaaaagcgATAAAAATTTCCTCTTTATctgaatttttatattaaaatttccatttcccctttttttttaacctaATGTATACATCATTTAATATGTAacaattattaaaagaaaaattatattactattaataacatatatatttttttttttaaataagatGTATTATGCTataagatgaaaaaaaaattattaaaaggtttttttttctttggataatgataatttcaaaataaataaaaaaaaataaggagcaatatattattaaaatagaaaaaactTTATTACAATATATcctaaatcaaaaaaaaaaaaaaaaaatatattatagataaaaaaattatgcgTCTTCTACAGtgatatatttctttatattttcaattttttcacATAAAACAGGTGTAGTTCCTTTTGGATAAACGGTTGGACGAGGCAAATGATACAATCGGACATTTGGTTGTTTATAAGGTCTTATATGATGAGAACCATCTTTTGTTATAACACAAATATCCACATTCCCACCGGAACCtaaatcattaaaaatacCTGCACATATAGCTTCACAGACAAGTTCTTTTCCTTCCTCTATTGTCATATTGTCCCTATATTTTGCTTCTAACACGGCCATAGCATTTAAAGATCCTGATCCCAAAGCAGTAAAAGGTAATAAGCAAGAAGAACCATGAGGATGTATACCATACAACTGAGGCCCAGTAACATCTACCCCTCCTAACACTATTGCACACACTTTATATCCCTGATATTTAAATAACTCTTGAGTTAATCTTGATACACACATAGCTACCCTTGGTTGAGAATTGGTATTTAATCGATGTAGTTCCACATTATGCTGCAACCATAAAGTAGTATGTTCTAAATCTCCTGCTACTCCTGCTCCAGcacaatatatatttttacttatataatGTAATTTACTGCAATTTTTATCGGCAACGATTGGTCCTTCTGTTGCTCTTGTATCAGCTCCCAAAATAACTGCATTTTGGCAAACTAATCCACATATGGTTGTTCCTGTTTTTCTAAATCGAGGAAATGCTATTCCTTTTTCctttaaaatttcatttctatttaagttttcaaaattatatcctccattttcttcttttaggacgtttatatattctagtttcataattattctaattttattaaaatttcaaTTATGcgttcaaaaaataaattttaaaatataattatattttaatatttatttttaattatttcacGAAATATTTaactcaaaaaaaaagtaattttagCTGTATGTTAATTACACTATTTTATACTTAATATATGGCTTTCCttttcaatatttatatatttcttctttgaaaaagcaatatatatatatatttttttttttgaaaaggTGATTTAAAATAGATACTTTATTTGAGAATAATAAGttgtaatttatttatttgcaatatatttaaagtattttcatatatatattttaataagaaCTATTTTTCCTTtcaaaataagaaaatatattttaaataaaatttaaattggatttatttttaaaatatatttataattatattatttccataaacatttttttaaaccCATTATGCATTATATAACTTTCAAATTATTGataataatttgtttttaattagaaCTGATTActataaaatttatgaaaaaacaataattttcatttaatattcaactaaatgtaaattttttttttcttcttttgcatatattaaatattttgtttttttttaaatatcgGAGCTCATGTAAAAAAGTTTTAAGAATATGAATttttgaatttaaaaaagaatttttttctgTAATCATATTTCTATTAAATTAGCTAACATATGTAAATtcatgaaaatttttattacttaagaattaaaaataaataaataaacccTCACCTATGTTcattggaaaaaaaaaaaaaattctagtTATACTGTGttgttttttaaaagtatgatacaaaataaatatatattttgccCAATATTTTCTCCTGAATAAGATTTAGCTAAATTagcaaaaattataaatctaacaaaaataatgttccttttttattaaatatgcatatatttatttttctttattattaaaatatttattttttttttattttgttctttttttcattttgtttTGGTGtgtgaataaaaaaaaatatcgaGTTATACATGTTATAATATGCTGAAACTTTtgtcttttaaaataaaatctttTATTCTTTACATGAATGACtgtttataaattaattaaaaaagggGAATACATATTATtagaaattaaatttaagtaataattatttaagtttttttttccttaatgtacaaaatttaaaagatgcagAAAAGATGAGTTTTAAGCTGTTTTTATTAACATGAAATGTAAGTatttgcaaaaaaaaaatgcactcttttttcaattatttttaatacttaTGTTTTCatgttttatataaatatgtgtatatatatatatatatatttttttttttttggaatttaaaaaattattaaaataaaaacgaaaaggaaaaaagacAATGCCCTTTgaggataaaaaaaattgagaaaaatatatttcatttttaaattaagagTAAAGATACATAATTAAAAGATAgtaaaaataactttttctTACATTAAtgagaaatatttaatattttttaatttaatacaCCTAAAGTATTCGACTTTATCATAAAAGTGCTAAAAAAATGCTTTAATTAATGAAATGTCTAAATCTTTTTTGTTCTCTTCAGAATGATATAAATAggattctttttattttttaattttctccttgtacaatattttttttctgtgtGTAATAATAAACTATTTTTGcattttatagaaaaattaaaaagtataataataGTGGAATTTcttgtttataaaaaaagaattgttAAATTGCTTAAtgtaaataaatgaattttttattttacatatattttttatataattttatggaaattaattaaaattaatttatatatatttaataatatttttttttaaattacttaatcataaaattataatttttaaaaaattagaatatatatatatttatatgtattatatataaatagtaattttcaattaaaatattattttttccttttgtAAATGtagaatttttataaaatgaacTTTGAATACTttagaaattattttattatattccgTTAACATTTATTTCTctaattatctttttctcTTATCCTTATACAAGAACATAATaacttacataaaaaaatatatacaaaaataataataaataattataataaaaaaaaaaaaaaaaataggtaaaatattaattattaaataatataaatagtaaatacatgaaaaaattatgcaTAAAATcaagattaaaaaatattatgtaaaatggatgaaaataaaaaaatataaattttaatgtttagttatttataaatatctatatttatttaataatataacatttattaataattaattatttaaacgATGCTTGTTTTAAcagaaaatattttcaaaaaatcaaataattcAAAGAGTTCGGGAAACgaaacattttttaaaagtaacaGCGCACAATTAAAAGTAATAGCAAAGAGAATTACTCCATACTGCAGagaaatatcaaaaaataaaaaagtattaataaaaactCGTAAGTATTTAAGCAATATTAATAAgataaaatacaaatattcAAATTCAAGAAATAATATAGGTAATTCccgatttaaaaaaaaattgaagacATCTccaatagaaaaaaaaaaggatttaTGTCAACTAGAAATCTTTTCAAAAAGTAAGAAGAAAAATCAAGTTATAGCAAGTAGAGTTAactataatattatattcaaaaaattttatttaaaaaatattgaagatcaaacaaatttatttttattacatttaaGAGCTAAAGaacgaaaaaaaattcatagaaaagaaaaatcaaaaaaggACTTATTAAATACCAAAGAACTCCCATTAGAAAATCTTAAAGATACTTATGAAAAAGATTTTGATAACTTACATAAATTAAGTAATATTCTATATCATAaggtaaaaaataaacattatttagataataatgatacaaaaaaaaaacaattctATGATAAAAAAGTAGATAATTTAGATTTTGCTGACATACTTCAAAATAATGCAGTATTAGACACACCATTTAGcaataatgataaattttttaaaccATATGTAAAAACACATATGTCAAAATTTCTAATTCTTAATAGTTATGATAAACGAAAATTATTAAGTAATAGTTTAATAGATTCAATTATAACTTTATCTAACGAATTAAATAGAACaaacgaaaaaaaagataattttaaatatgaaaatgaaaaaaatgaaaaaaatgtacTTCAATATGCAAATAAAATACTACACGATAGTTATGTTCATTGTGATCTTAGTATTAGtgtaaaaaaaagtgaaattaaaaaattagaatgtaaaataaaaaagtacaGTGATGTACCGCACTTTTATTTTAGAAATTTATCAAAAAGTATAGATTacaaaaataagaataaccATAAAAATAAGTGTAATAATTACAGTATATATTATGACAGTGATTATAGAATTTATTATGATAGATTTTTCATGGACCAATATAATAACAATGAAAACAAATATGTATAtgatgagaaaaaaaaaaaaaatgcattttctttaaattctCACATATATGCAAATTGTTATTCTGATAATTACTTTtcagaaagaaaaaaaaaaaaaaaaaaaaagcgtGAATTTCATCATATCTATAAGTCATTTAATCACATAAATAagcaaaaagaaaagaaattttcCCTTACAAAAAAAGGTAATCagaatattaattttaaattcattttagataatcaaaaaattaataaaagtgaTGTTAAAGAATCATACGCATTAAAACAAAtagataatattaataaaaattttaagtcaaaaaaaaaaaaatctgtAGAAACAGATATAGTTAATAAAATGTCATTTTACATAAATAGAGACAAATGTAACGAAttctttaattataataacaataataaaataacgAATAGTAACATATTTTACAA harbors:
- a CDS encoding proteasome subunit beta type-7, putative → MKLEYINVLKEENGGYNFENLNRNEILKEKGIAFPRFRKTGTTICGLVCQNAVILGADTRATEGPIVADKNCSKLHYISKNIYCAGAGVAGDLEHTTLWLQHNVELHRLNTNSQPRVAMCVSRLTQELFKYQGYKVCAIVLGGVDVTGPQLYGIHPHGSSCLLPFTALGSGSLNAMAVLEAKYRDNMTIEEGKELVCEAICAGIFNDLGSGGNVDICVITKDGSHHIRPYKQPNVRLYHLPRPTVYPKGTTPVLCEKIENIKKYITVEDA